In Gossypium arboreum isolate Shixiya-1 chromosome 6, ASM2569848v2, whole genome shotgun sequence, the following are encoded in one genomic region:
- the LOC108484052 gene encoding uncharacterized protein LOC108484052 isoform X1, with the protein MLRIWKWYQSCLSLHPVKTQIISSGFLWGIGDVAAQYITHSTAKKRLQYHKDDDNEFKVNWKRVAVTSMFGFGFVGPVGHFWYEELDKFIKMRLLLRPKSARFVAAKVAMDGLIFGPFDLFVFFTYMGFSAGKSTAQVKEDVKRDFLPALILEGGVWPIVQVANFRYVPVRYQLLYVNIFCLLDSAFLSWIEQQKDAPWKQRFTSFTSMKEGGGQGRL; encoded by the exons ATGTTGAGGATATGGAAATGGTACCAGAGCTGTTTATCTCTTCATCCTGTAAAAACACAAATTATCAGCTCAGGTTTCCTTTGGGGCATTGGGGATGTTGCTGCTCAATACATCACCCATTCCACCGCAAAGAAACGCCTTCAATATCATAAA GATGATGATAATGAATTTAAAGTCAACTGGAAAAGGGTAGCTGTCACAAGTATGTTTGGATTTGGCTTTGTTGGACCAGTTGGACACTTCTG GTATGAAGAGTTGGACAAATTTATAAAGATGAGGCTTCTACTGCGTCCAAAGTCAGCGAGGTTTGTTGCTGCAAAAGTTGCAATGGATGGCCTTATCTTTGGCCCCTTTGACTTGTTTGTGTTTTTCACATATATGGGGTTTTCAGCCGGAAAAAGCACTGCTCAAGTGAAGGAAGACGTGAAGAGAGACTTCCTCCCAGCCTTGATATTGGAAGGTGGCGTTTGGCCAATCGTTCAGGTTGCGAATTTCCGATATGTTCCGGTTAGATACCAACTCCTTTATGTTAATATCTTCTGCTTGTTAGACAGTGCCTTTTTGTCATGGATTGAACAACAAAAGGATGCTCCCTGGAAACAAAGGTTTACTTCTTTTACCTCCATGAAAGAAGGTGGAGGCCAAGGCaggttatga
- the LOC108484052 gene encoding uncharacterized protein LOC108484052 isoform X2 — translation MLRIWKWYQSCLSLHPVKTQIISSGFLWGIGDVAAQYITHSTAKKRLQYHKDDDNEFKVNWKRVAVTSMFGFGFVGPVGHFWYEELDKFIKMRLLLRPKSASRKKHCSSEGRREERLPPSLDIGRWRLANRSVPFCHGLNNKRMLPGNKGLLLLPP, via the exons ATGTTGAGGATATGGAAATGGTACCAGAGCTGTTTATCTCTTCATCCTGTAAAAACACAAATTATCAGCTCAGGTTTCCTTTGGGGCATTGGGGATGTTGCTGCTCAATACATCACCCATTCCACCGCAAAGAAACGCCTTCAATATCATAAA GATGATGATAATGAATTTAAAGTCAACTGGAAAAGGGTAGCTGTCACAAGTATGTTTGGATTTGGCTTTGTTGGACCAGTTGGACACTTCTG GTATGAAGAGTTGGACAAATTTATAAAGATGAGGCTTCTACTGCGTCCAAAGTCAGCGAG CCGGAAAAAGCACTGCTCAAGTGAAGGAAGACGTGAAGAGAGACTTCCTCCCAGCCTTGATATTGGAAGGTGGCGTTTGGCCAATCGTTCAG TGCCTTTTTGTCATGGATTGAACAACAAAAGGATGCTCCCTGGAAACAAAGGTTTACTTCTTTTACCTCCATGA